A region of Paractinoplanes abujensis DNA encodes the following proteins:
- a CDS encoding STAS domain-containing protein, producing MSLEYRLERHGDRITVAPEGDISLETVDVLRNVLRTIVDSGDAKHIDVDMRAVSFLDSSGIGVLVATRKAAAARGATFMLREPTPMVRMVLQVAHLDGILLEDTSMS from the coding sequence ATGTCGTTGGAGTACCGGCTCGAACGCCACGGCGACCGGATCACGGTCGCGCCCGAGGGCGACATCAGCCTCGAAACCGTCGACGTGCTGCGCAACGTGTTGCGGACCATCGTGGACAGCGGCGACGCCAAGCACATCGACGTCGACATGCGGGCGGTGTCCTTCCTCGATTCCAGCGGCATCGGGGTGCTGGTGGCCACGCGCAAGGCGGCCGCGGCCCGGGGCGCCACGTTCATGCTGCGCGAGCCCACGCCCATGGTGCGCATGGTGCTGCAGGTGGCTCACCTCGACGGCATCCTGCTCGAAGACACCTCCATGAGCTGA
- a CDS encoding GNAT family N-acetyltransferase, with product MLIRDAGAGDLPFLEEITLEAYNWSGPRFTLAWVRSDQMAQRYLAGFPQTGDLGLIAAVDGRDVGAVWARALPAGRAGYGFVAPGIPELTAGVRPEARGRGIGSALLDALIARARQRSLPGLSLSVEDGNAARRIYERAGFEVVGREGNSDTMLLRL from the coding sequence GTGCTGATTCGCGACGCCGGCGCCGGCGACCTGCCCTTCCTCGAAGAGATCACCCTGGAGGCGTACAACTGGTCGGGGCCGCGCTTCACCCTCGCGTGGGTGCGCTCCGACCAGATGGCCCAGCGCTATCTCGCCGGTTTCCCGCAGACCGGCGACCTGGGCCTGATCGCGGCCGTCGACGGGCGCGACGTCGGCGCGGTCTGGGCCCGCGCGCTGCCCGCCGGACGTGCGGGCTACGGCTTCGTGGCGCCCGGCATCCCCGAGCTCACGGCCGGGGTGCGGCCCGAGGCGCGCGGCCGGGGCATCGGCTCCGCGCTGCTCGACGCGCTGATCGCCCGGGCCCGGCAGCGGTCGCTGCCCGGCCTGAGCCTGAGCGTCGAGGACGGCAACGCGGCCCGCCGCATCTACGAGAGGGCCGGTTTCGAGGTGGTCGGCCGCGAGGGCAACTCCGACACGATGCTGCTGCGCCTGTAA
- a CDS encoding putative bifunctional diguanylate cyclase/phosphodiesterase — MRHGRLWIWWLAAGVAATAGHYVLPASSTTANLVYDVIGAMTVVAILVGLRLRRPDRPAMWRWFAAGQVTFVLGDITWEIYENVLHLSPYPSLADAFYLSSYPMFVVGLLLLVRQRSSSLGDLIDSAIVATSLALVFWIFVLHPVAADSGQTFVEHVVTIAYPVADVLLLALLARLFTSGGARTLSVHLLVLGTTLQLAGDTAFSVIPLYSDASTHPTDPIFLLSYVVWGAAALHPSMAAPPASGRVSARVGRGRLLLFGSCSLLAPALLVVPHIGTDPVGRLSVAIGATALILLVIARMAGFVFEVRRQSAELTRAAMSDALTGLASRRRFEVELGDALDAGRPQMLLLGLNGFKNVNDELGRPIGDRVLGLLAERVRAVAPESSVVARIGGDEFAVLLADADADAARALAASLTVTLSAPVVAGGHELYIGVAIGLAGGTGVSAVEVMRQAESAMYAAKQTGEPVRRWSPALDERAGEFVRLGAEIRAALDNDQFRVVYQPIVELPAARVAAVEALVRWEHPVRGLVSPAAFIPVAERNGLIVELGEWILRTACRQLADWRATLGELAPDRVSVNVSARQLARPHFAATVAAALADSGLPASCLAVEVTETAVFEGGQAVVALHELRALGVRIALDDFGTGHSSLGLLQTVPVDILKVDKSFVDNVTAAGRHAVIAEALYQVSSGLGLAAVAEGVETAEQAEALYKVGYRLLQGYHYGRPVADPDFALPAAMSEFRTHV; from the coding sequence GTGCGGCACGGACGGCTTTGGATCTGGTGGCTCGCGGCCGGCGTGGCCGCGACCGCCGGTCACTATGTGCTGCCGGCCAGCAGCACAACCGCGAATCTGGTGTACGACGTCATCGGCGCCATGACAGTGGTGGCGATCCTGGTCGGTCTGCGCCTGCGCCGCCCGGACCGGCCGGCGATGTGGCGGTGGTTCGCGGCCGGTCAGGTCACCTTCGTGCTCGGCGACATCACGTGGGAGATCTACGAGAACGTCCTGCACCTCTCGCCCTACCCGTCGCTGGCCGACGCCTTCTATCTGAGCTCGTACCCGATGTTCGTGGTGGGCCTGTTGCTGCTGGTGCGCCAGCGCAGCAGCTCGCTGGGCGACCTGATCGACTCCGCGATCGTGGCGACGAGCCTGGCGCTGGTCTTCTGGATCTTCGTGTTGCATCCGGTGGCCGCCGACTCGGGCCAGACGTTCGTCGAGCATGTCGTGACGATCGCCTACCCGGTGGCCGACGTGCTGCTGCTGGCCTTGCTGGCCCGGTTGTTCACCAGCGGCGGGGCGCGCACCCTGAGCGTCCACCTGCTCGTGCTGGGCACGACGCTGCAGCTCGCCGGGGACACCGCCTTCTCGGTCATCCCGCTCTATTCGGACGCGAGCACCCACCCCACCGACCCGATCTTCTTGCTCTCGTACGTGGTCTGGGGCGCCGCCGCGCTGCACCCGTCGATGGCCGCGCCGCCCGCTTCGGGCCGGGTGTCGGCCCGGGTCGGCCGGGGCCGTCTGCTGCTGTTCGGCTCCTGCTCGTTGCTCGCGCCGGCCCTGCTGGTCGTGCCGCACATCGGCACCGACCCGGTCGGGCGGCTCTCGGTCGCGATCGGGGCCACCGCGCTGATCCTGCTGGTGATCGCGCGGATGGCTGGTTTCGTGTTCGAGGTGCGCCGCCAGTCGGCCGAGCTGACCCGGGCCGCGATGAGCGACGCGCTCACCGGGCTGGCCAGCCGTCGCCGGTTCGAGGTCGAATTGGGCGACGCGCTCGACGCGGGCCGCCCGCAGATGTTGCTGCTCGGGTTGAACGGCTTCAAGAACGTCAACGACGAGCTGGGCCGCCCGATCGGCGACCGGGTGCTCGGGCTGCTGGCGGAGCGGGTGCGCGCGGTGGCGCCGGAGTCGTCGGTCGTCGCGCGGATCGGCGGGGACGAGTTCGCCGTGCTGCTGGCCGACGCCGACGCCGACGCGGCCCGCGCGCTTGCCGCGTCGCTGACGGTCACGCTGAGCGCTCCCGTGGTGGCCGGCGGGCACGAGCTGTACATCGGGGTGGCGATCGGCCTGGCCGGCGGGACGGGTGTTTCCGCGGTCGAGGTGATGCGGCAGGCCGAGTCGGCCATGTACGCGGCCAAGCAGACCGGTGAGCCCGTTCGGCGGTGGTCGCCGGCGTTGGACGAACGTGCGGGCGAGTTCGTGCGGCTGGGCGCGGAGATCCGGGCCGCGCTCGACAACGACCAGTTCCGGGTCGTCTACCAGCCCATCGTCGAGCTGCCGGCGGCGCGGGTGGCCGCGGTGGAGGCCCTCGTGCGGTGGGAGCACCCCGTACGGGGTCTGGTCAGCCCGGCCGCGTTCATCCCGGTCGCGGAGCGCAACGGCTTGATCGTCGAGCTGGGCGAGTGGATTCTGCGGACGGCCTGCCGGCAGCTCGCCGACTGGCGCGCGACGCTGGGCGAGCTGGCACCGGACCGGGTCAGTGTGAACGTGTCGGCCCGGCAGCTGGCCCGGCCGCATTTCGCCGCGACGGTGGCGGCCGCACTGGCCGACAGCGGGCTGCCCGCGTCCTGCCTGGCCGTCGAGGTGACCGAGACCGCGGTGTTCGAGGGCGGGCAGGCGGTCGTCGCGCTGCACGAGCTGCGCGCGCTCGGGGTGCGGATCGCGCTGGACGACTTCGGGACCGGGCATTCGTCGCTCGGCCTGTTGCAGACCGTGCCCGTGGACATCCTCAAGGTGGACAAGTCGTTCGTGGACAATGTCACGGCGGCGGGCCGTCACGCCGTCATCGCCGAGGCGTTGTACCAGGTCAGTTCAGGGTTGGGGCTGGCCGCGGTAGCCGAGGGGGTGGAGACCGCGGAGCAGGCCGAGGCTCTGTATAAGGTGGGCTACCGGCTCCTGCAGGGCTACCACTACGGGCGGCCGGTGGCAGATCCCGACTTCGCACTGCCGGCGGCGATGAGTGAGTTTCGCACTCACGTTTAG